The Platichthys flesus chromosome 10, fPlaFle2.1, whole genome shotgun sequence genome includes a window with the following:
- the tdh2 gene encoding L-threonine dehydrogenase 2: MNPGIRVCVPTVALLGMFCRGCLSRVQSLPRRSFSTLHKRMSRWNSVETSGPLPSQEHPRVLITGGLGQLGVGLAQSLRKLYGRENVILSDIKKPPPHVFTSGPFVYADVLDYKHLREIIVNNRITWLVHYSALLSAVGEANLALARKINITGLHNVLDLALENCLRLFVPSTIGAFGPTSPRDPAPDLCIQRPRTIYGVSKVHGELMGEYLHHKYGLDFRCLRYPGVISVNSSPGGGTTDYAVQIFHDALSTGHHECYLRPDTRLPMMHVSDCHRATVEFMQAQECQMSLRTYNIAAMSFTPEELAQEIRKHLPHLKVTYNPDSVRQNIADSWPVRFDDTNARRDWGWAPAFGLEELVSDMLHFIRAKRTNKGLPVS; the protein is encoded by the exons aTGAATCCGGGCATTCGGGTCTGTGTGCCCACTGTGGCCCTGCTGGGCATGTTTTGCAGGGGTTGCCTGAGCAGGGTGCAGAGTTTGCCCCGTCGCAGCTTCAGCACTTTGCACAAGCGAATGAGCAGGTGGAACAGTGTGGAGACCAGCGGCCCGCTACCTTCTCAGGAACACCCTCGTGTCCTCATCACAG GTGGCCTTGGGCAGTTAGGTGTGGGGCTTGCACAATCACTGAG AAAATTGTATGGACGAGAGAACGTCATCCTGTCAGACATCAAGAAGCCTCCGCCTCATGTTTTCACCAGTG GTCCATTCGTATACGCTGATGTGTTGGACTACAAGCACCTTAGAgaaattattgtaaataatCGAATCACTTGGCTCGTCCACTACAGCGCTTTGCTCAGTGCTGTTGGCGAGGCTAATTTGGCTTTGGCACGCAAGATCAACATCACAG GCCTTCATAACGTGCTGGACTTGGCACTGGAGAACTGCCTGCGCCTCTTTGTCCCCAGCACCATCGGAGCGTTTGGCCCCACTTCTCCACGGGACCCGGCCCCAGACCTCTGTATCCAAAGACCTCGAACCATTTACGGCGTGTCCAAAGTGCATGGGGAGCTGATGGGAGAG TATCTCCATCATAAATATGGCCTGGACTTCCGCTGCCTACGTTACCCAGGTGTGATATCAGTCAACAGTTCTCCTGGAGGAGGAACCACAG ACTACGCTGTTCAAATCTTCCACGATGCTCTCAGCACGGGTCACCACGAGTGCTACTTGCGACCTGACACTCGTCTACCCATGATGCACGTCTCTGACTGCCACCGTGCCACAGTGGAGTTCATGCAGGCGCAGGAGTGCCAAATGTCCCTGCGTACCTACAACATAGCTGCCATGAGTTTCACTCCGGAAGAATTGGCCCAAGAAATACGCAAGCATCTCCCCCATCTCAAGGTCACCTACAACCCCGATTCTGTCCGCCAGAACATCG CGGACAGCTGGCCGGTCAGGTTTGATGACACCAACGCTCGCAGAGACTGGGGCTGGGCACCAGCCTTCGGGCTGGAAGAGCTGGTGTCCGACATGTTGCACTTCATTCGAGCCAAGAGGACCAATAAGGGTTTGCCAGTCAGCTAG
- the zgc:154055 gene encoding myotubularin-related protein 9 isoform X1, whose protein sequence is MEFSEHIKTANVEDVVLRQPLHPLSRGTLCITGHHLLFSVREEEGGSSRQVLLLLRNIDATEKSVENLFGYSGLFSNAGRSERTAGSSGTITIKCKDVQVLQLDIPGMEQCLNIARSIETLSCLDCVSEMYPFFYRPPDLSLQDQWGLSSPESHYSQMKELHDRWRLSTVNRGYSVCPTYPPAVIVPKEITDDMLLKVAKFRQGGRFPVLCYYHRKNGMVIMRSSQPLTGANRKRCREDELLLQVVIDNSDKGYIIDTRSSQQAQQARMMGGGFESKSCYSGWKRLHKQMERGKALQESLIKLVEACGDGSHNMDRWLSKLENSKWLSHVQTALSTAGLLAECVERDGHSVLVHGSEGTDSTLLISTLAQLIMDPSCRTLEGFLTLLEREWVQAGHPFQQRCAHSAFSHARLQQESPLFLLLLDSVWQLWHQFPLALGFSEALLLRLATEAYASDYGTFLCNSDQERCSLEVKEKTHCLFQALLRPKEREPYSNPLYEHTELAIWPSVHPQSLQLWRGFFLRWTLQTRHLQEAQEEIRNMVNEWGKLVLT, encoded by the exons atggaGTTTTCTGAGCACATCAAGACCGCCAATGTGGAGGATGTAGTGCTTCGGCAGCCCCTGCACCCGTTGAGCCGAGGCACCCTGTGCATCACCGGCCACCACCTGCTCTTCTcggtcagagaggaggagggaggctcATCGCGGCAGGTTCTACTGCTCCTCAGGAACATCGATGCCACTGAGAAAAG tgtGGAAAATCTTTTTGGCTATTCCGGCCTCTTCTCTAACGCAGGCCGCAGTGAAAG gACAGCTGGATCCTCAGGGACGATAACCATCAAGTGCAAAGATGTGCAAGTGCTCCAGCTGGACATCCCAGGCATGGAGCAGTGTCTCAACATTGCACGCTCTATCGAG ACCCTGTCCTGTCTGGACTGTGTGTCGGAGATGTATCCTTTCTTCTACAGACCTCCTGATCTCAGCCTGCAGGACCAGTGGGGTCTCTCATCCCCTGAAAGCCACTACAGTCAAATGAAGGAGCTG CATGATAGGTGGAGACTGAGCACTGTGAACAGAGGATACTCAGTGTGTCCCACCTACCCCCCAGCTGTCATCGTTCCTAAAGAGATAACCGATGACATGCTGCTAAAAGTGGCCAAATTCAGACAGGGAGGACGCTTCCCTGTGCTCTGCTACTACCACAGGAAGAACGGCATG GTAATCATGCGCAGCAGTCAGCCGCTGACAGGAGCCAATAGGAAGCGCTGCAGGGAAGacgagctcctcctccaggttgtgATTGACAACTCGGACAAAGGTTACATTATTGACACCCGCTCTAGTCAGCAGGCTCAGCAGGCCCGGATGATGGGCGGGGGGTTTGAGTCCAAATCGTGCTACAGCGGCTGGAAGAGACTGCACAAGCAGATGGAAag GGGTAAAGCCCTCCAGGAGAGCCTCATCAAGCTGGTGGAGGCCTGTGGTGACGGGTCCCACAATATGGACCGCTGGCTGAGTAAGCTGGAGAATTCCAAATGGCTGTCACATGTCCAGACTGCTCTTTCAACGGCTGGTCTGCTGGCAGAGTGTGTGGAGAG GGACGGTCATTCAGTTCTGGTTCACGGCTCTGAAGGGACAGATTCCACTTTGCTCATCAGCACTCTGGCACAGCTCATCATGGACCCAAGCTGCCGCACTCTGGAGGGCTTCCTGACTCTGTTGGAGAGGGAGTgggtgcag GCGGGACACCCGTTCCAGCAGCGATGTGCCCACTCGGCCTTCTCCCACGCCCGCCTCCAGCAGGAGTCCCcgctcttcctgctgctgctggacagtgTTTGGCAGCTGTGGCATCAGTTTCCTCTGGCGCTGGGCTTCTCAGAGGCGCTGCTCCTCAGGCTGGCGACCGAGGCCTACGCCTCAGACTACGGCACCTTCCTGTGTAACAGCGACCAGGAGAG GTGTTCTCtagaggtgaaggagaagacTCACTGTTTGTTCCAGGCCCTGCTGAGGCCCAAGGAGAGAGAGCCCTACTCTAACCCCCTGTACGAGCACACTGAGCTGGCCATCTGGCCCTCGGTCCACCCTCAgtccctgcagctctggagag GCTTTTTCCTGAGGTGGACCCTACAGACTCGGCACCTGCAAGAGGCTCAGGAGGAAATAAGAAACATGGTCAACGAGTGGGGGAAGCTGGTGCTCACCTGA
- the zgc:154055 gene encoding myotubularin-related protein 9 isoform X2, producing MEFSEHIKTANVEDVVLRQPLHPLSRGTLCITGHHLLFSVREEEGGSSRQVLLLLRNIDATEKRTAGSSGTITIKCKDVQVLQLDIPGMEQCLNIARSIETLSCLDCVSEMYPFFYRPPDLSLQDQWGLSSPESHYSQMKELHDRWRLSTVNRGYSVCPTYPPAVIVPKEITDDMLLKVAKFRQGGRFPVLCYYHRKNGMVIMRSSQPLTGANRKRCREDELLLQVVIDNSDKGYIIDTRSSQQAQQARMMGGGFESKSCYSGWKRLHKQMERGKALQESLIKLVEACGDGSHNMDRWLSKLENSKWLSHVQTALSTAGLLAECVERDGHSVLVHGSEGTDSTLLISTLAQLIMDPSCRTLEGFLTLLEREWVQAGHPFQQRCAHSAFSHARLQQESPLFLLLLDSVWQLWHQFPLALGFSEALLLRLATEAYASDYGTFLCNSDQERCSLEVKEKTHCLFQALLRPKEREPYSNPLYEHTELAIWPSVHPQSLQLWRGFFLRWTLQTRHLQEAQEEIRNMVNEWGKLVLT from the exons atggaGTTTTCTGAGCACATCAAGACCGCCAATGTGGAGGATGTAGTGCTTCGGCAGCCCCTGCACCCGTTGAGCCGAGGCACCCTGTGCATCACCGGCCACCACCTGCTCTTCTcggtcagagaggaggagggaggctcATCGCGGCAGGTTCTACTGCTCCTCAGGAACATCGATGCCACTGAGAAAAG gACAGCTGGATCCTCAGGGACGATAACCATCAAGTGCAAAGATGTGCAAGTGCTCCAGCTGGACATCCCAGGCATGGAGCAGTGTCTCAACATTGCACGCTCTATCGAG ACCCTGTCCTGTCTGGACTGTGTGTCGGAGATGTATCCTTTCTTCTACAGACCTCCTGATCTCAGCCTGCAGGACCAGTGGGGTCTCTCATCCCCTGAAAGCCACTACAGTCAAATGAAGGAGCTG CATGATAGGTGGAGACTGAGCACTGTGAACAGAGGATACTCAGTGTGTCCCACCTACCCCCCAGCTGTCATCGTTCCTAAAGAGATAACCGATGACATGCTGCTAAAAGTGGCCAAATTCAGACAGGGAGGACGCTTCCCTGTGCTCTGCTACTACCACAGGAAGAACGGCATG GTAATCATGCGCAGCAGTCAGCCGCTGACAGGAGCCAATAGGAAGCGCTGCAGGGAAGacgagctcctcctccaggttgtgATTGACAACTCGGACAAAGGTTACATTATTGACACCCGCTCTAGTCAGCAGGCTCAGCAGGCCCGGATGATGGGCGGGGGGTTTGAGTCCAAATCGTGCTACAGCGGCTGGAAGAGACTGCACAAGCAGATGGAAag GGGTAAAGCCCTCCAGGAGAGCCTCATCAAGCTGGTGGAGGCCTGTGGTGACGGGTCCCACAATATGGACCGCTGGCTGAGTAAGCTGGAGAATTCCAAATGGCTGTCACATGTCCAGACTGCTCTTTCAACGGCTGGTCTGCTGGCAGAGTGTGTGGAGAG GGACGGTCATTCAGTTCTGGTTCACGGCTCTGAAGGGACAGATTCCACTTTGCTCATCAGCACTCTGGCACAGCTCATCATGGACCCAAGCTGCCGCACTCTGGAGGGCTTCCTGACTCTGTTGGAGAGGGAGTgggtgcag GCGGGACACCCGTTCCAGCAGCGATGTGCCCACTCGGCCTTCTCCCACGCCCGCCTCCAGCAGGAGTCCCcgctcttcctgctgctgctggacagtgTTTGGCAGCTGTGGCATCAGTTTCCTCTGGCGCTGGGCTTCTCAGAGGCGCTGCTCCTCAGGCTGGCGACCGAGGCCTACGCCTCAGACTACGGCACCTTCCTGTGTAACAGCGACCAGGAGAG GTGTTCTCtagaggtgaaggagaagacTCACTGTTTGTTCCAGGCCCTGCTGAGGCCCAAGGAGAGAGAGCCCTACTCTAACCCCCTGTACGAGCACACTGAGCTGGCCATCTGGCCCTCGGTCCACCCTCAgtccctgcagctctggagag GCTTTTTCCTGAGGTGGACCCTACAGACTCGGCACCTGCAAGAGGCTCAGGAGGAAATAAGAAACATGGTCAACGAGTGGGGGAAGCTGGTGCTCACCTGA